The following DNA comes from Eleginops maclovinus isolate JMC-PN-2008 ecotype Puerto Natales chromosome 8, JC_Emac_rtc_rv5, whole genome shotgun sequence.
TGCAACTGCtttcacattatgtacacagtcaactaaaaccaagtttaatctgtgtgcaGCGCATGTGGCACTTCTTGGCGAAACTTTTCCTGGACACCATTGTTGCACCCGGACATGACAGAGGCCCCATCATAGCACtgtgcaatgcatgcatgtttgtctatgctacacttagccagtgtttgtttaactgatttgtGTAAAGACTCTGCATCCAGGccctctgcagaaataaagtccaGAAACTCTTCATGAATCATATCATTGTTTAGATATAGCAGAGCAACAGATAGCTGCTCTTTTTTGCTCACATCCTTTGTTTCATCcaccattaaagcaaaatgctctCCCAGCTTAACCTCGTTGCTCACTTGTTCCCTCACCATGCTGGCCACAACATCAATCAGCTCATCCTGGATATCATGATGCACATATTTGGCATTCCCAGGTCCACTGGACAATTTCTTTGAGACAATGGTGTCAAACTTTCCCAGCAGatttaacagttcaataaaattaCCTCTGTTTGTGGACTGCTGATCTTCCCTGTGCCCTCTCTGTGCAATTGTTTGACAAGCAGTAAACCGCAGTGATTCTATGACTGCTCTCATGTACTGCCTGTTTTCTTGTACTGTTTTTTAATGTCCAGCATCAAGCTTAGTCATAATCCTTGAACCATTTTTCATCCTTGCCTTAAACTCACACCAGCCTTCCGTTGCTAGTTTATGAGAAACACGTGCATGGTGTTGTGTTAGTTtctcacctcctttcctccGGTTTCTGAAGCCAGCGTGGGTGAAGCTCTTTTCTGAGTGACCAGATGTCCGAGCATGGTGGGGAAAATGCCGAcaggcaaaacagaaagcagcatcaaCTGACACCGAGTATTCCAGCCACGCGTATTGTTTAAACCAAGACTGGCAAAAACTTCTTAAAGTTAGCTGGGAGCAAAATGCCCGACACGGGTAGGACTTCAGCTGAGGCTGCCTCGGTCCCTCTGCTGGGTCTTGGCTTAAATCCACAGGGCCAGGTTTCCCGCCACCCAAGATCGGAGCTACGGCTGTCGGTGAAGCTCTCCCTTCACTCCCCGAATCTTGCCCGACATTTTCGGGGATGTTATCGGCCTCCGAGTCTTATGCCGCCGCCTCCTCCGCCGCCGCCTCCGCCCTCGCCCCCGCCCTCGCCCCCCGCCGACTCCATTACCGCCCTTCTTCATCCGcctcttcatcctcactgtccatgtccactctgtcctcctccatcgTACTGTGCATCCGCAAATCACCGccgccaccaccatcatccactCTCATCCGCTTTCTGGAAATTAACGTTACAAAACGGTCCATTTTGCTCTGTCACTCGCTAATCTGCTCTGTCGTTAACTAGCCGCTATGCGTCAACCGCCACCAACATGAATGTCAAACGCACGTCTGCGTGCCGTCTGCGTGCAAACTGCCAATCAAATCGCACTACACATACTAAAAAGATACAGACGCTTCTGTAATACGGACCACTACAGCAACGTTATAAACAATTGTTGTCGGACGGTTACCTATGATTGTCTCggtggtgtcttaatttttcctttatttggatTATAGTTTGTAATGCTTATATGTTTCGAGGGCAGGGGGGCGAATGGGGGTGCAAAGCCTTTGACTGGAGGGTCTTAAGACCCtgcttgccccccccccagcgCCGCCATTgttaagaggtggaataattcaggtaggactgtgtaggacatcactgaaggcctaggtgtgaaatgcacggcccgccactgggtctcacacacacatgtgaaacactctcacacacacaactgcaaacaaaagctctcataaacacatgtgaaaatctctcacacacacatatgaaatggtcttacacacacatgtgaaacactctcacacacacatatgaaacgctctcacacacatgtatgaaacgctctcacacacacatatgaaacgctctcacacacacatatgaaacgctctcagaatttcacttgaaacggaaggcGTTCCAATTAAACAGGAAACGGTTGAGAACAAACAGCGCATTGCAAAATACAGGCGAAATACTATTCTTTGTTGGTTCGCTACACCGATGTCTTCTCAACAGCCCGCAAGTAGCCTAACTGAGGCAGCGGCGTTGCTCAACAATATATTGGCCTCAGCCGAGACCATTAGAACGCTGTCAAGTGCAACCACAATGGTGCAGCAACTGACCGTTACAACTCGAGGTGAGGACACCGTGGACGGTCACCTAGCATCGCTCTTACCATCCCACAGCGGGCAGCGGCCAGCTACAGCTCCTCTTAGGAGAGATTGTGCACCACGATATCAAGCACAACATTGCTTTGGCACATGGACATCTGGCACGAGGAAAACAAGGTAATTATAAATATCCGGAGTTTGaaattatctttatatatagcATGAACATCGTTTCCACTGCTAACAGACTGTCAATCCGTTTTCACTTCATAAacgaaaaaaaacacaacattttgagtgttttggtctgatgtcattttaatttttcaactTTTGCTTGCGTATTGGAGACAAAACTTGACTgaagttaataaaaatgatatgtgagATAACTTCACTGCCAGGAGAACCAGGCTATTAGCTCCAGAGTAAGCggaagttagctagctagtgtgcTAAATgaagttatattattttagttcagtggcattaattaataatgtggaaactgttatttccttcccaaatgaagagcattgttggttttatcattattgttaataacaataataataataacattaacattgttataACCTTCACAGTGGGAGATATGGACCTGTGCTGGTGACTCAGATGCACttaatttttggtttaaaacggggaaaaaaacatttgctcgtTTTATCGTTTTTAATTAAGGGGAAACTGATTATACTTTAGTACCCTGACttactgttttctcattattgttttattatagcagTATGACTTAACTGTCTGCCTTCATGTAGTCGAATAGTAGACTTATAATGCATAATACATTCTTATTTCAGAGCTAGGGCGCAGCAGCATGGCCATTTCAATAAGGACGTGATACTACTCCCCAATCCATCATTGGATGTAGTGTGCAAACAACGTCCAAAAGTACGgttacacaaacatggacatatcCTCAGTGCCTTTGAATTCCAGAAGGCCTGGGACCACCGGACTGTTATTGATCGCATCAGACAAGGCTTTGGTGAGCATATTCCGGAGGACGTCAggtaaaccctttttttttccttcttgcgttgttaataatacaataatctttatttaaagagcacttTTAAAACGTAGTTTCAAATtgcaatcatcatttataaaaacacataaaagttgAATTTGGCTCAAAATGTACAGGATTCAGTCACACACCTTATAGGAGCAAGAacctgacagacacacacacacacactaacacaagcaTACTGTTACATCATATTGTTAAGCCCTTAGCCGTAAAGTAATTCTTGTTTGTAATATCCTACATCTTCTTTGTAGCCTCCAGCTTGTAATGTCTTGTGGCAATAAGTTGGTGTCCCCTAAGATCCAGGAGGGTCAGGAGCTGAATGGGATGCTAATCCACAaggtttttaaaaccaaagcccTGTATGTAAGACCATCAAGGACCCTTTTAGTaggtttgcttttttgtttgttttaccactTAATTACATTAAGTATAATtaccttttgaaaataaaatgttcactGTTACCTGCTTATAGCAATTTAAAGTTTATACTAAATTCAAATAGAGCAATTTAAATTGAGAAGAGTGTGAACAAAGGCTCCCTATTTTAATCGGTTTAgtaatgacttgttttttatttaaggttatttaatttcaaagtcttgctttttttgcttttgatatatcattttgggttttctttctttctgtttcaaagactgactcagaggaggaaagtgaACTTTCTGCCACTGACAGATCAACTGCTAAGGACAGTGATGAGGATTGTTGTGAAATCCTGCAAATCCCCGCAGGCACGAGCAGCTGAGTCACCACCAGGGCAGCCTCAAGAGCAATGAGAAGTAATGATCCCTGTACTGGCAATATTGATGGTGAAGGCAATCCTGGCACTGGCACTGGTATTGATGATGATTATAATGATGATGCCACCAACCACCCAGCTACCAGTGCTGTTAGAAGGAGTAGATTAGTAGTGGAAGGAGTGATGGCAACCATGGGACTAGCGGCCATGATGACTACTCATCATATTTAGCACTTGTGTCAACTCTTCCTGACGACTCCTCGGATGACGAGGAATTAAACAAGGCCATTATTGCCAGTATGGAGTGTCCAATGTGAGTAGCCCACACAGACTGCGTGCGTGAGAGATCAGGATAAATAATAAGGATGTCATCTGATAATtgacctttaaattattgtgacGTACACATTGAGGATTATTTGGATGCTTGCAATGACGAAAAAAGggttattctaaaatgtgtaactttactgtgtttttgatcatttttgtctttatagtgCAGAAAAGGTCCCGAGTCAGGAGATACTGCTGGAACTCTCAAGCAAAATTGTTACAAAACGACAGTGCAGGTTCAATATAAATCGCTCTGCTGTCTGGGAAGGAGCCATGCGGGGTTTCCAAAGGGTATCCTACGACCCAAACTTGATGATTTCTGTAAAGTTCTCAGATGACATGGGGAGAAATGAGGAAGGGATTGATTTAGGAGGGCCAAGGAGGGAATTCTTGAGGCTGCTGATGGAGACCATTGCCAGATCTGCCATgtttgagggaaaagaaaacagcaagaacTTCGCTCTTGACAGTACTGgtaatgtcttgttgtttttttattaataatgggAGCTATTTTAGTGTATGGTGATTTTTACATGCAAACTGATctacaatgtatttaataac
Coding sequences within:
- the LOC134868360 gene encoding G2/M phase-specific E3 ubiquitin-protein ligase-like, giving the protein MECPIAEKVPSQEILLELSSKIVTKRQCRFNINRSAVWEGAMRGFQRVSYDPNLMISVKFSDDMGRNEEGIDLGGPRREFLRLLMETIARSAMFEGKENSKNFALDSTALREDWYYNAGRAIAVSLVHGGPPPNFLSPTVFSLLVDGSANPAVEDIAEPELLEKVKKIL